One Capra hircus breed San Clemente chromosome 3, ASM170441v1, whole genome shotgun sequence genomic window, CAAGACACCACCATTTTTGAGCACAAGTTAGTACTAGAATGCAAAGACCCTCGAGCACAAACGTAATGAAAGGAGACAAATAAGTACAAGGATGTGTTGGGGGGCTGTAGTATAGACGTGAAGGGGGAAAGGGTCAGGCAAGAAAGGAGGCAAAGAGAAGTGACACAATCTGTATTTTGAAAGATAGGGATTTACCAGGTGAAAGGGGGAAAGACCCCAGAGGGAAGCAGACCCTGTTTCTTAGGGGGAACCACAAATAGGATATGACTAGAAAATGGCATAAGTCCTGCCAGAAGTGACAGGCAGGAGCAAGAACTGGTGGTTCCTTGCTGTGCTGTGGTAAGTAGCTTAGCTTATCCTGCGAGCACAGAGAAGCAAAATGAGCAGACTTGTATTTTGGAAAGATCACTCTGAACTGTAGAGAATGAATTGGCGGGGGCAGGACTgtttcagtacagtcactcagttgtgtccgaccctgtgatcccatggaatgctgcacgccagtcctccctgtccctcaccaattcccagggtttactcaaactcatgtccattgagttggtgatgccatccaaccatctcatcctctgtcatccccttttccttctgccttcaatctttcccagcatcagggtcttttcaaatgagtcagttctttgcatcaggtggccaaagtattgcaatgtccgcttcaacataagtccttccaatgaatattcaagactgatttcttttaggatggactacgTACAGATCTATAATAATATCTCAGGCAGAATATGAGGAAGACGAACTAGGGCACTGGAAGCTGGAGATTAAGACACGGATTTGAGAACCTTTAAGGAGGTAGAATCTGGTGGACTTGGCTGCCATttgagtgaaaagaaagaaagagaaggtgtCAAGAATGTTTCCTGGGTGTCTGGCTAAGAGATAGATGTAATTAATCCGAGGTGTTACCTGCTAGCACAGGTGTGCAGAGTGCCCTGAGGGTTGCTTACATAGTTCCACCCATGCCTGGTGGGAAATGACACGAGTCCAGAAATCACTCTCAATCTAGGGATCATTTTCCTAAACAGAAGATGGGAGGACAAGAGGAGCTGAGGATCTAGAGGCGTTCCGCTTTGTCATTTACTTATTGCCTGCTGATCATCCCCAAGGTTCTTCCCTAAATTTCCCCCTGGGACGGTCCGGAAGCCGGTTTCCTTCCGAGGCAGCGGAAGGCTCGGAAGGGAAGCGCTGCTGGGCCGCCAGAGGGCGCCAAGTGCGCCGGAGCCCGTGATGGCGGCGGCACGGGTGCTGCTACTCCTCTCCGGGCGCCCGGAGTCGGTGAGCTTCGCGCAGAGTGTGTGCGGCCTCCTGGGCGCCGGGTCGGGGCTCGGGCCGTGGCCCACGCACTGCGGCCTGAAGCGGGGACAACTGGTCCTCTCGGACAAGCCTTTCCCAGGCGCGTCGGCCAGGCTTCCGCTccaggtggggagaggaggggacgCGATAGGGCGGCTGAAGGACCGAAGGAAGGGACCGGGAGAGGGTGGGAGCTGGAAGCGAGAGGCCTGGGCCGGTCACCTGCCTCGGGCTCCTCCAGTTCCTTGTCTCTTCTGCGATGTTAACCCTAGTGGCTCCCTCCCGCCAGCGACCCCCTTTCTGCCCTTTTGCGGCCCTGGACCAACAGCCCAGGGCTCCGGGGGTCGAGCTGCCCCCGAATGGTCGAGGTGTGGATCTGGGTGTGGCGGTCATTCTGCAGTCCAGCGATCAGACTGTCTTGTTGACGCGAAGGACAAGCACCCTCAACGTTTCGCCCAACCTCTGGGTACCCCCAGGTGAGTGAACTGAGGAGAAGGCCCAATGTCCAGGAAAGAAATCTGCCTCTACCCTACAGCGCTTTTCCCAGTCTCAGAATGACAGAAGTAGGCCCAGAAGTGTGGTAGGTCCCAGAATCACAAGGGGCTACAACTGCACCTgtgtccactggaggagggggcaAACATAGTGAGTGGGGGGGTCCCTGGACAGGAACACTACCTTTCACCGACTGGTCCCACTGTTGTTGCAGGTGGGCATGTGGAACCTGATGAAGAGGTAACCAATCAACTGAGCCAAACTGCACCCTCTGCCAAAGGAGAGACCCTGTCTGGGACCACATGGGGTGTGGGCTGGGGGAAGGCCAAACACAAGACTTGTAGGAGCCAGGCAATGGCCTCTCTGACCTCCTATCCTCTCACCCCCAGCTGCTGGATGGGGGGCTTCGAGAGCTTTGGGAGGAGAGTGGACTCCAGCTGCCCCAGGGCCAGTtctcctgggtccctctggggTTATGGGAGGTGAGACAGGGGCCCGGGAGAGGTTCCTTCCTACCTAACCAAGAGCACTTAATAACTACTAACCCACCAAAGCCCACAGAACAGCCTTACTTGCCTTGACCACTGGGGAACTGATGGAGTGTGGGTGGTTTGGAGTCCCCAATCCCATGACTGTTACCCACGTCCCTCCTACACCATTTATACTCTCCCCTTCCTCAGCTGCATTTTCAAAGTCTCAAAAAGGGACAGgaagttctctttttttcttcttagtctGCCTACCCCCCTAGGCTGAGCTGGGGTCtccccaaataccatcacatcgTTCTCTACATACTTGTCATCTCCCAGGAGTCACAGCAGCAGCTCCAGGTAGGGCTGGCAGTAAAGGAAGGAAATGGGGCTGAGGAGGCCCAGACAGACTGGTTCTAACGATGACTTAAGTGGGGGGAACTAAAGGATCAACATGTCTGGCCCCAGGCCCGGATTCAACCAAATGCAGGAGAGGTGAGTGCCTTCATGTGGCTGGGACCAGACATAGCAGCTGCAGTGGCTGCCACAGAGGATGGGACAGAGACCCCCAAACATCTTCCCCAGGACCTACCATCTTCTGTCCCGTAAGTAGGAACTTCTCCCTGTCCCTCCAACACATAGACATTGAGAAGTTCACCTTCTGCCTTCCTCCTCAGGGGAAGATATGTATTGTGGGGGAGATTTAGGGAGGGAATTGGTCAACTGATAATGAAGAGAGCACATAGCTCAAAGACACTGCCTATGATACTCCTAAGGGTTCCTGTCTAACAGGCTGCCTGGGTTTCAGCCCCACACTCTCACTGGGGCAAGTCATTTTACCCTcctttctgtaaaatgaggttaatccccccacccacccctctcctGTGGTTGTTGGGAGGATCATATGACCTAATGGATATGGAAGTGGGGCTAAGCCACAAGGCACAGCCCAGACAGGAGCTGTCATTCTGCAGTGCAGTGGAACTAAAAGAGAATGGAGGAGTCCAGCCTCTGGCCTTGCCCACATCCACCCTGCTGCGGACAACCCCAGCCACGGCAGACAGCAGAGAGAGGGTCAGCACTGGCACCAAGTTCGCCCTCACGCTCTGGCTGCAACATCTGGGCAGGTAAGGATGAGGAAGGACATAAGGGCTCCACGGTGTTGGGGTGAAGCGGCCAGTGTGCTTATGGGCTTGGggcaaagaaaggaagaaagaacaactGCCCTGGCAAGTCCTCAGTGTAACACCCAGAGCTCACTTTGACCCAGGGCCAGCAAGGGAAGAACAGAGTGtggacctccctccccacctccccgcaCTAGGGATCTAGAAAGCCGAGTGCTTAATCACCTCCCCAGCCCACCTCCGTGACACTCACAGAACATTCACAACCTTTATTATGGGTAAGAACTTTGCTACaactgtgaaaataaaaagtaaaattacaaCATAGATCCTGGGCCCCAGAGGAGCCTGAAAAGGGAGACAGGAGAGAGCACAAGGATGCTCCCACCTCCCAGGAAAGGTGCAGAATGAACCAGACCTAACCCCAGGGCCACCAGCCTTTAGAAGCTCAGGCCCCAGGCTGGTCAGGGTAAGCAACGTTGTgaacttaaatatataaatagagaCCCAGGCAGTCAGCCAGGCCCTTCTCCCAAACGCCTGGGGATCCGGGCTAAGGCCTTATCTCCTCCTCAGTCATACTGGGCAGTAGGAGGCAAGGAAGGTCATCTTTGGAAtattttggtttttcttgtttATGCACAAAAAATCTGCAACCCAAAATAGAATTCTCCGTCCATGTGTCTGCCTATCTTAGTCACTCCACCTGTCTGTTTGGCCAAAGAAAACGGAATGGACACGAAGAGACGATGGATGCGGGGAAGGAGCAGAGCCGGCTGTGGGGCTGGGAAGAGAGGGCATCTGGGGGACACAAGAAAAGCCCCCTCCCCACGAGGCCCTAGACAGTCAAGGCTGAGGACTACTCAGCCCTTTCCCCAACTCGCATCCCATCCCATCTGCCTCCCACTGCCTAGGTTAACAGACCCAAAGGAATGTGCTGGATGTCAAAGAACGTTTCCAAAAACAGACCCCAAATGTCCTTAAAAAGAGGTTAAATATTAACCCTTTGGGTGCTAGCCTCGTCAGGCAGAGATAAGGCCAAAAAACCTGTGTCCATGAAGGTATTTCTGGCCTTTGACCAAAgctcccctgcccccgccccaagGGGTCAGAGCAACCAGGAGTCTAGACTCCACAGCATACTTGTTCAGTGTTGGGAGACTCAGTCCAGGGAAATGATGTCTGACCGACAGCCAGTCAAAGAGGGACCTGAGGGCAGGGGTCCTCCATGCCCTTCCCTTAAGGTCCCCCCAGGGGCCACAATGCTACTAACACGGCCAGGAGGGGGTGCCGGCGTGGCGCTGCGGTGAGAGCTCCCCAGTGTGGGGGTGAGCGGGCCCAGGAAGTGGGAAGGGGTCCCTCGGTACTGGAAGAAGTGGCCCAGGGCATCCTGTTCATCTAGTGAGGTGATGACGGAGGGACCATAGTGCTGGGAGGAAGCAAGAGTGAGGTGTAAGATTTTATCTGGACCTTCCTTACCCACCTCCCTCATCTCACAAATACCATATGGGATAAATCAACCCCTCAGAATCCTGAAGAGTTCTCTGAGAAGCAGGAGAACTCTCCTCTGACTCCTTCCCCCACACCCCAGCCCTCTTCCCTGCCCTGAGACAGCCCCACCAGCTTGGCCCTGTGGGCGTCTGAAATGTGTGGAATGTCCGGCTAGGGCAGCCACGGCACTCAAGTGCACGTgggttgggggcagggtggggggtgagCAGACAAGAGCAGAACTACACTAAAAACTAGAGACAAACAGTAACGGGACAGAGGAAGACCCGGGTGAGAATCTGAGGAAGTCCCAGGCGGTGCCTCCGAGGGAAATAAACTGCCCGTACCACCCCACCCTTCATGAAGAAGCCGATTTAGGTctctggggaaaattgaggggCCCCGTCAGTGCCTAGAGAGGAAGCTTCAGAGATCTGAGGTGGAGAAGGGACCACTTACCTGACTCTCAgtctgaaggaaagaaaataaatctaaacctggtaggaaaagaaaaattaaaatcaaccTCGTATCTGAACACTTcatcacacacaacacacaaattCAAAGAAGTTCCCTGGATTGTAGCCCTTTGCAAAACAGCCAAAACGCTTTGAAGAGGAGCAAGGGTTCTGAACTGGTTTGGGGGAGGACATGGCAGGCCAGGGCCCCATACTGTGATCCATGTCATACCTTGGATATCAGCCCCGAGGGGGAAGGCGGGTGGGTACTCGTGTAGTGGGAGACTGGACAGGAAATCCCCGCCCAGCGTGCCCATAGCAGGGCTCCGCAGCACCGAAGATGGCTGGTGACCAGATGTCAGGACTCTGTGGGGAAAGAGATGGAATCAGGTGCCCTCACCCAGTTCAGCATCCCAAGTCCCCTCTCTGCCCAGGCTTTGCCCATTCCTGATTTTTCCCTCTGTGCCCTGTGCTGTAGATTCAGCCTGTTTCTTCATACCCTTTGCTTCCAGGTAGAGCCGGGATGGCAGCTGAGGTGACAGGACAGTGCTTCTTCGTCGGGGGCAGGTCCTCCTCATCTGATGAGCTTTCTACTGTCAAGTCAATAACTTCAACCTTCTTCTTACTCTCCGATGGATTGCCCTCTTGGACTGGGCTATACTGGAGGCCTGTGGGCGGTAAGAAGACTGTGTCTCAGAGAAGAAGCCACACAAGATTTAGCTCAACTGGGGGACAAGGGGTCACTCACCATCCAGCCCATACCCTGGCGGGGGGCAAACCTCAGATGCCTCCTTCTTGGGTTTCATTGGGCACCAGGATCCATCTTCCATGAACTGGATCTCATCACAATCCGAGCAGGAATTAAGAATCTCCATGAATAAACTGGGGGAGAGGAAAGATGGGAATTCACGTGGCTGGGAGGTGGCTGGAACAGTGGCCACGGAGTTCTGGGACTCACCTTCCTGaacccatttcctcatctgtaaattaggGCTGTTATCCACCTTCCTGACCTCTCTGGGTTGTTGGAATCAAAGTAATGTgtacaaagaaagtgaaagtgaagttgctcagtcgtgtctgactctttgcgaccccatggactagagtccatggaattctccaggccaggatactggagtgggtaacctttcctttctccaggggatcttccaaacccagggattaaacccaggtctcccacattgcaggcggattctttaccagctgagccacaagggaagcccaagaatacgggagtgggtagcctatcccttctccaggggatcttcccaacccaggaatcgaatcggggtctcctgcattgcaggcagattctttaccaactgagctatgagggaagcgcAAGGTATATAAAAGAGCTGCGAAAACTTTAAAtgctaagttttaaaataaatacatgctaAAAAATCTGTTTGGTGTGGTACTAGGGACAAGACAGAACAAGCAGAGGTATAGAACACTATGAAagcgtcagtcgctcagtcgtgtcccactctctgtgaccccatggactgtagcctgccaggctcctctgtccatgggatttcccaggcaagaatactggggtgggtagccattcccttctccaggggatctcctcgaccagggattgaacccgggtgtcctgcattgcaggcagattctttaccactgagccaccaggaactcTATACAgaactctatgctgctgctgctataaaCCACCTCAAACAAGGCACTGGGAATAAGAACCATAACAGAGGATCTGCAAGAGAGTTAAGACTCACTAGATCAGCACATCCAGGCCCTCAAAAGAACCTGACTGCTATATACAGTAAGAGGTCAGGTAATTGTTCTATGTAACAGTTCGTAtacttggctctgccacttatttACAGTATAACTTTGAGCAAGATACTGCATCTTTCTAGGCTTCAGCTTCCCTCGCCTATAATGACAGTACCCATCTCACAGGGTTATTGGCATCTCACAGGTTTCAATGAGATAAGGCATGCAAAGTTCTCAGCACAATGTGTAGTGAGTCCTCAATGTGGGAAGatagataatatttatataaaacagacaGGTAAGCGGGTTCAAGGGAGGGGAAGTAAGTTATAGGTATGGATTTATATATAGGAGGGGCAGTCCTACCAGATATCCTCAGTAAAAGGAAGCAGAATGCAGAATGGTCCTACCCATCAATGATAAGAGATTCATAGGGAGCCTTCTTGTCACACACAGGACATGTCCACGTTGGCTTCTTCTCGTTCATCTGTAGATAAAGGGCAGCATCGAAGCTCTGCAGGTGGGCGCAGGTGAGGGCACGGCAAGGGACAGTCAAGCGCATCTTCCCCAGCTGAGGAGAGACAAGTTCTCTGGTCAGAGTCCCCATATCCCAGAAAGCTTTATGCCAACCTCCCTATGAACCCTCATCTGCGTCCAGaagttcatcccacccctcctcccccttctcctctccctggtACCCACCGGGCACATGAGTGACACCCGGAGACTTGTAGTAGCCACCTCACTGTCTGGGTCAGCGGTCAACTTCTCCTTGACTGAAACAAGAGTGGGGCCAGAGCCACGGGGTCAGCAAGGCTGGAGAGAggcccaggagatgctgaagcCAGAAGCAGATGGCCCTGGCTGAGAGGCAGCTGGGGAGAGAGCCTTTGGGAGCCTATGGGATAGCATATGGGGGTGGCTTGGGACCTGCATTAtgaaggtgggggaaggggatCTGCCAGTCCCTAAAGATGCTTAATCTTCAGCATCTTTGGCAGAGACGACCTAGAGGGAATTGAAGCATCGCCAAGACAGTTGGAGTAGACGATACTTAAGACtctttctagggacttccctggtggtcagtggttaatACTTCATTTTTCcattgcaaggggcacaggttcaatccctggtcagggaaccaaacCTGCAtgccataaataaattaaaattttaagtttaaaaaagacTTTCTGGTCTGGAGAACCGATATCCCAACAGTTAGGGTCTGTGAGGTACAAAGCAGATGTATAACTGGGAATGCAAGAGTGTCACTCAACGCCTGGAGTGGCCCCACTTTTCAACCACAAAGACTGGTAAGAGGGGTACCACAAGGGTTTTAGGGTTCATGTAAAAGGTAACAAGGTAAGTTGTCACAAGAAGGGTATAAGTTTAACTATAAAGGCCAGAGGGCCAGGAAAAACTGGATCTGGGTCAAGGGAAGAGAGGCAAGATGTTACTCACTCAGTGCCCGGGAGTGGTCTGGGTTCCGGATGCCCTTTGCTCTGAGTTTTTGTAGCAGGGTCCCTGCCGTCAGCTGCCTCACCAGGTACACGGACAAGGAGTAATTCTACTTGGAGGTAGGGGAAACAATTAGCCTCTGCACTGGACACCACCACTACCGCCGTCTCCACTTTGTCACACAAGGGCCAGAGGCATCAAGTTGAGGGAGAGAGACCCACAAAGAGATATGTTTCCCCAGCCCAAGACACTTGGTGGTCCCCTCTCATTCTCTGCAGGCTTCTCCAGGTTCCCTGCCTCAACCATGCTCACCCGTCCAAATTCAGACGACCAGTTGACCACGATGGTGTTGGGAACAGTGGCCGAGAGACGAGCCAGGGGTGTGATGTTGATGGGGCGGCTGGGTCTCTTGGGCTCAGCCCCATTCTTGGTAGGGGGAAGgtaaccctggaggagggaggggcagacTGGTCAACACATCTTGTCTTAGGTTACTCACTTTCTGGAGAAAAGGTCAGCTCACTCTCTGACCAAGGAGATGGGGGCCCATTCAGTGATTCAAAAAACGGGCACTATCTAGGGTTGGGAGTGAGGCTCATTCCTGGGGGAAAAGGAGAGCTTATTCACTGACCAAAGATAAAGGAACCTGCTCACTGCCTTCTTAAAAAGGAAGAGTAGGGATACCCGATTTCTTCTAACCCTCAACTCTAGGATCATCACTTCTGAGAATCTTCTCTGAGTCTTTGGGTTGAACTAATAttcttcctgatgctgggaaagactgaaggcaaaaggagaaaagggcagcagaggatgagacggttggacggcaacactgactcaatggacatgaacctgggtgaactccgggagatggtgaaggacacaaAGGGCttccatgctgcagtccctggggtcgcgaagagttggacacaacttagagactgaacaacaacaatgtcccTCCTCTGGGTTCTAAGAGAACTTTCGTTCAGCCCTATCCTAGTTCTCGCTAGACTATATCCATTCAGGCAGtaaactgagcacctactatgtgtcaggcactgtgctaggcacgTCTCTTTCATAACAGATGTGTAGCTAACATTGAAGAACTGAAACAAGGAAAGGATGACTG contains:
- the NUDT17 gene encoding nucleoside diphosphate-linked moiety X motif 17, which produces MAAARVLLLLSGRPESVSFAQSVCGLLGAGSGLGPWPTHCGLKRGQLVLSDKPFPGASARLPLQRPPFCPFAALDQQPRAPGVELPPNGRGVDLGVAVILQSSDQTVLLTRRTSTLNVSPNLWVPPGGHVEPDEELLDGGLRELWEESGLQLPQGQFSWVPLGLWESAYPPRLSWGLPKYHHIVLYILVISQESQQQLQARIQPNAGEVSAFMWLGPDIAAAVAATEDGTETPKHLPQDLPSSVPAVELKENGGVQPLALPTSTLLRTTPATADSRERVSTGTKFALTLWLQHLGR
- the PIAS3 gene encoding E3 SUMO-protein ligase PIAS3 isoform X1, giving the protein MAELGELKHMVMSFRVSELQVLLGFAGRNKSGRKHELLAKALHLLKSSCAPSVQMKIKELYRRRFPRKTLGPSDLSLLSLPPGTPPVGSPGPLAPIPPALLAPGTLLGPKREVDMHPPLPQPVHPDVTMKPLPFYEIYGELIRPTTLASTSSQRFEEAHFTFALTPQQVQQILTSREVLPGAKCDYTIQVQLRFCLCETSCPQEDYFPPNLFVKVNGKLCPLPGYLPPTKNGAEPKRPSRPINITPLARLSATVPNTIVVNWSSEFGRNYSLSVYLVRQLTAGTLLQKLRAKGIRNPDHSRALIKEKLTADPDSEVATTSLRVSLMCPLGKMRLTVPCRALTCAHLQSFDAALYLQMNEKKPTWTCPVCDKKAPYESLIIDGLFMEILNSCSDCDEIQFMEDGSWCPMKPKKEASEVCPPPGYGLDGLQYSPVQEGNPSESKKKVEVIDLTVESSSDEEDLPPTKKHCPVTSAAIPALPGSKGVLTSGHQPSSVLRSPAMGTLGGDFLSSLPLHEYPPAFPLGADIQGLDLFSFLQTESQHYGPSVITSLDEQDALGHFFQYRGTPSHFLGPLTPTLGSSHRSATPAPPPGRVSSIVAPGGTLREGHGGPLPSGPSLTGCRSDIISLD
- the PIAS3 gene encoding E3 SUMO-protein ligase PIAS3 isoform X2; translated protein: MVMSFRVSELQVLLGFAGRNKSGRKHELLAKALHLLKSSCAPSVQMKIKELYRRRFPRKTLGPSDLSLLSLPPGTPPVGSPGPLAPIPPALLAPGTLLGPKREVDMHPPLPQPVHPDVTMKPLPFYEIYGELIRPTTLASTSSQRFEEAHFTFALTPQQVQQILTSREVLPGAKCDYTIQVQLRFCLCETSCPQEDYFPPNLFVKVNGKLCPLPGYLPPTKNGAEPKRPSRPINITPLARLSATVPNTIVVNWSSEFGRNYSLSVYLVRQLTAGTLLQKLRAKGIRNPDHSRALIKEKLTADPDSEVATTSLRVSLMCPLGKMRLTVPCRALTCAHLQSFDAALYLQMNEKKPTWTCPVCDKKAPYESLIIDGLFMEILNSCSDCDEIQFMEDGSWCPMKPKKEASEVCPPPGYGLDGLQYSPVQEGNPSESKKKVEVIDLTVESSSDEEDLPPTKKHCPVTSAAIPALPGSKGVLTSGHQPSSVLRSPAMGTLGGDFLSSLPLHEYPPAFPLGADIQGLDLFSFLQTESQHYGPSVITSLDEQDALGHFFQYRGTPSHFLGPLTPTLGSSHRSATPAPPPGRVSSIVAPGGTLREGHGGPLPSGPSLTGCRSDIISLD